The following is a genomic window from Serratia ficaria.
GCTATGCTGCCTATTGCCATCGGCGCCGATGACGCCGCCATTGAACTGAAGGATCTGATCGTTGCTTATTTGCGACAGCGGGACATTCCCGTCACCGACTACACCGAGGATCGCGCCGCCGGCGGCGGGATCTACCCCGATATCGCCTACCGGGTTGCCCAGGCGATCAAGGCGGAGCAACACCAGCGCGGCATCCTGCTGTGCGGCACCGGCATCGGCATGAGCATCGTGGCGAATAAAGTGCCGGGCATCCGCGCGGCCCAATGTCACGACACCTACTCCGCGCAGCGGGCGCGCAAAAGCAACGATGCGCAAATCATCACGCTCGGCGCGCGCGTGATCGGCGCCGAACTGGCGAAAACCATCGTCGCCGCCTGGCTGGAGTCAGAGTTTGAAGGAGGGGGATCGGCGCCGAAAGTCGCCCGGATCGGCTATTACGAACAGGCCGTCGATCCGCGCTGATCGCGCCTCAGGGCCGGCAGTGGCCGCGCGCAAGCCGCGGCCCGTCTGGCTTGGTTCGGGATTCATTGTTCTTATCCATCGCAACAATCAGAAAAAGCGCATTTTATTTATCACCCTTATGATGCAGTGTGTTCCCCCTACGATGAAAAAGGTTCTCATTTCCCTACATTGAAGCTTGGTCAAGGAGCTTACAAATGAATCAGTTAGACGCACTCAAGCAGCTGACCACGGTGGTAGCCGACAGCGGCGATATCGAATCCATCCGCCAGTTCGAACCCCAGGACGCCACCACCAACCCTTCACTGATCCTGAAAGCCGCCGCGCTGCCGCAGTACCAGCCGCTGATTACCGAAGCGCTGGACTACGCCCGCCGCCAGGGCGGCAGCAAGGAAACCCAGCTGATCAACGCCAGCGACAAGCTGGCGGTCAATATCGGCGTCGAGATCCTGAAAAGCGTGCCGGGCCGCATCTCCACCGAGGTGGACGCGCGCCTGTCGTTTGATCGCGGCATGTGCGTCGCCAAGGCGCGCAAGCTGATCGGCCTGTATCAGGAACAGGGCGTCGACAAATCGCGCATCCTGATCAAGCTGGCCTCTACCTGGGAAGGCATCAAAGCCGCCGAGGAGCTGGAAAAAGAAGGCATCAACACCAACCTGACGCTGCTGTTCTCCTTCGCCCAGGCCCGCGCCTGCGCCGAAGCCGGCGTCTATCTGATTTCACCGTTCGTCGGCCGCATCTACGATTGGTATCAGGCCAAACAGCCCGCCGCCGCCTACGACGCCGAGCAGGATCCGGGCGTGAAATCGGTACGCACCATCTATGAATACTACAAACGGCACCGTTATCAGACGGTGATCATGGGCGCCAGCTTCCGCAAGGTTGAACAAATCCTGGCGCTGGCCGGCTGCGATCGGCTGACTATCGCGCCGAACCTGCTGGAACAGCTGAAAAACGGCGACCAGCCGGTCGAGCGCAAGCTGACGCCGTCGACCGAAGGCTTCCACCAACCCGCCCCGCTTGCCGAAGCCGAATTCCGCTGGCTGCACAATCAGGACGCCATGGCGGTGGAAAAACTGGCCGAAGGCATCCGCCTGTTCGCCGTTGACCAGCAAAAGCTGGAAGACATGCTGGCCGCTGAACTGTAATTACCTGGAGTATCGTTATGTCTTCCCGTAAAGAACTGGCCAACGCCATCCGCGCACTCAGCATGGACGCCGTACAAAAAGCGAATTCCGGCCACCCGGGCGCACCTATGGGCATGGCGGACATCGCCGAAGTCCTGTGGCGCGACTACCTGAACCACAACCCGACCAACCCGCACTGGGCTGACCGCGACCGTTTCGTGCTCTCCAACGGCCACGGCTCCATGTTGATTTACAGCCTGCTGCACCTCACCGGCTATGACCTGCCGATGAGCGAGCTGGAAAACTTCCGTCAGCTCCACTCCAAAACGCCGGGCCACCCGGAATACGGCTATACCCCAGGCGTGGAAACCACCACCGGCCCGCTCGGCCAGGGCATCGCCAACGCCGTCGGCTTCGCCATCGCCGAACGCACCCTGGCCGCGCAGTTCAACCGCCCGGGCCATGACGTCGTCGACCACCACACCTACGCCTTTATGGGCGACGGCTGCATGATGGAAGGCATCTCTCACGAAGTCTGTTCGCTGGCCGGCACCCTCAAGCTCGGCAAGCTGACCGCCTTCTACGATGACAACGGCATCTCCATCGACGGCCACGTCGACGGCTGGTTCACCGACGACACCGCCGAGCGCTTCGAAGCCTACGGCTGGCACGTGGTGCGCCACGTCGACGGCCACAACCCGGACGCCATCAAGGCGGCGATTGAGGAAGCCCGCAAGGTGGCCGACAAGCCGTCCCTGCTGATGTGCAAGACCGTCATCGGTTTCGGCTCACCGAACAAGGCCGGCACCCACGACGTGCACGGCGCCGCGCTGGGCGCCGCCGAAGTGGCCGCCACCCGCGAAGCCCTGGGCTGGAAATACGCCGCCTTCGAAATCCCGCAGGACATCTATGCCCAGTGGGACGCCAAAGAAGCCGGCCAGGCCAAAGAAGCGGCCTGGAACGACAGGTTCGCCGCCTACGCCCAGGCTTTCCCTGAGCTGGCCGCCGAGTTCAAGCGCCGCATGAACGGCGAACTGCCGGCGAACTGGAAAGCCGACGCGCAGAAATTCGTCGAGCAGCTGCAGGCCAACCCGGCCAACATCGCCAGCCGCAAGGCGTCGCAGAACGCGCTGGAAGCGTTCGGCAAGGTACTGCCCGAGTTCCTCGGCGGCTCCGCCGACCTGGCGCCGAGCAACCTGACCCTATGGTCCGGTTCGAAAGCGCTGAACGTCGACCCGGCGGGCAACTACATCCACTACGGCGTGCGCGAGTTCGGCATGACCGCCATCACCAACGGCATCGCGCTGCACGGCGGCTTCCTGCCGTACTCGGCGACCTTCCTGATGTTCGTGGAATACGCCCGCAACGCGGTGCGCATGGCGGCGCTGATGAAGCTGCGCAACGTGTTCGTCTACACCCACGACTCCATCGGTCTGGGCGAAGACGGCCCGACCCACCAGCCGGTGGAGCAGATTGCCAGCCTGCGGGTGACCCCGAACATGAGCACCTGGCGCCCGTGCGACCAGGTGGAATCGGCGATTGCCTGGCAGTACGGCATCGAGCGCAACGACGGCCCGACCACGCTGATTTTCTCGCGTCAGAACCTGACCCAGCAGCCGCGCAGCGCGGAGCAGCTGGCGAACGTGTACCGCGGCGGCTACGTGCTGAAAGACTGCGCCGGCACGCCGGAGGTCATCCTGATTGCCACCGGTTCGGAAGTGGGTATCACGGTGGAAGCGGCGGACCAACTGACTGCTGCGGGCCGTAAGGTACGCGTGGTGTCGATGCCGTCGACGGACGCGTTCGACAAGCAGGATGCGGCGTACCGCGAATCGGTGCTGCCGGCGGCGGTGAGCGCGCGCGTGGCGGTGGAAGCGGGTATCGCGGACTACTGGTACAAGTACGTGGGGCTGAACGGCGCCATCGTGGGCATGACCACCTTTGGCGAGTCGGCGCCGGCGGAGCAGCTGTTCAAGGAGTTCGGCTTCACCGTGGACAACGTGGTGGCCAAGGCGCAGGCGCTGCTGAAGTAAGCGGCCCCTGGCGTTAGCCAATAAAAAGCCCGGCAACGCCGCAATGCCAGTCAGTTAAGCCTGACTGGCATTTTTTTATCCAATTTCTGTATGCTCCGTGCAGGCGGAATTGCCGTAAATACCCTGCATTTCTCTGCTACCGCAATGTACGGCAATTGGAGGGGCCGAAGGCTCGGTCGAGGCGCGTGAGCCTCATGACGCATCTCACCTTTATCGACCGAAAACTTCACCAACACCGTCAGAAAAACGCTAACTGTTCAGCATTACGGCAACGCCGGGCTTTTTCTATTCCATGATGCGGTGGATTTGCAGGTACTGCAGCAGCATGATGGTTTTGCCGTCCTTGATGCGGCCGTCGGCGATCATCGCCACCGCTTCGCTGAACGGCAGTTCGACCACTTCGATATCTTCATCCTCGATGCCGCCGCCCGCCGCCCGCCGCTCATCTTCATGGTATTCGGCGATGAAGAAGTGCACGATCTCGGTCACGCCGCCCGGCGACATGTAAGCCTCGAATATTTTCTTCACCTCGCCGACCTGGAATCCGGTCTCCTCCACCGCCTCGCGGCGCGCGCACTGCTCCGGCGAGTCGGCGTCCAGCAGGCCGGCGCAGGCCTCCAGCAGCATGCCGCTGTCATTGCCGTTGACGTAGGTCGGCATGCGGAACTGATGGGTCAGCACCACGGTGCCCCTGGCGCGGTTGTACAGCAAGATGGTGGCGCCGTTGCCGCGGTCGTACACCTCGCGCATCTGCTGAACTGAACCGCCATCCTTGCGTTTCAAATCAAAGGTGTACTTGTGCAGTACATACCAGTTGTCCGACAGCAGCTCTTTCTTCACATTCTCAATTTTCGATGACATGAACTCTTCTTCCGTTGGCTGAAACGTGAAAATCATACCGCGATTGCGCACCGCTGCGGCAAGCGATTTGCAACAAAAGCCGTCAATGGTCATTCGGCGAGCGGCGGCGGCGCATGGTTGAGGGGTAACCGGCCGAACTCGCTATTTATTTGATTACACAACGACAATTGTTTCCGCCTTGTTGACAACTTGATACAAATCGCGGCGCATTTTAGTTGCAAAAGTTATAGTTTTGCTTTCGAATGAAACTGACGATGCGCGTCGCCCGCACAGAAAAGGATCCGCGATTGCTTGTTAAACGTTCCGTGACCGGCAGCCTGGCCAGGGCGCTGTTTTGCATGGTGATCCTGTCGGTGCTCTCCACCGGATTGGCCCTGATCACCGTCGCCGGCAGCCAAAACGACGCCGAAGCGATCAACATCGCCGGCTCGCTGCGCATGCAGAGTTATCGGCTGGCGTACGATCTCGACACTCGGTCCGCCGAACTGGAGCGGCATTTGCAGCAGTATCAACAATCGCTGCAGGCCCCGTCGCTGCTGAAGCTGGATCGTTTCTACGTGCCGGCCGAGGTGCGGGATGAATACCTGACCCTGCGGCAATCCTGGCAGGGCCTGGCGCAGCAGATCCGCGCCGGCCGGACCCGCGCCTATCAGGCCAACGTCGTTAACCATGTTAACCAGATTGACCACTTTGTTTCCGCACTGCAGCACTACTCCGAGCTGAAACTGACCCTGGTGGCCGCCATCAGCGTGCTGGGCTACGCCGCCATCATCGGCCTGGTGCTGTTTTGCATCCGCTTTATGCGCCGCCAGGTGGTGGCGCCGCTGCAACGCCTGGTGGACGCCAGCCAGCGCGTACAGCGGCGCGATTTCAACCACCCGCCGCTGGATGTCAGGCTGCCGAACGAACTGGGCGTATTGTCGCAGGCCTTCACCGCCATGACCGACGACCTGGCCAAGCTGTATCTGTCGCTGGAGCACAAGGTGCAGGAAAAAACCCAGCGCCTGCAGCAGGCCAATAAAACGCTGGAGGTGCTGTACCGCTGCTCTCAGGCGCTGAGCGTGCGTCAGATCGATCAGCAGGCGTTTGAACAAATCCTCGATATCGTGCGGCAGAGCGAACGGCTGCACAGCATCAGGCTGGAGGTGGCGGACAGCGTCAGCCAATGGCGGCTCGGCTGCGGCGAACCGGCGCCCGCCGGGGCATGGCAGCGGTTGCCTATCCTGCAGGACGGAAAAATCCTGGGGGAGCTGCGCTGGCAGGCGCGCGAGTGCCCGCCGCACCCGCACCTGATGCAGAGCCTGGCCAACATGCTGAGCCGCGCGGTCTATTTCAACCGAGCGCAGAAACAGCATCAGCAGCTGGCGCTGATGGAAGAGCGTGCGACCATCGCCCGCGAGCTGCACGATTCACTGGCGCAGGCGCTGTCGTTCCTGCGCATTCAGCTGACGCTGCTCAAGCGCAGCGTCAACGATAATCCGGCGCAGGCGCGGGAGATTATCGACGATGTCGAGCGCACGCTGGCCGATGCCTATCGCCAGCTGCGCGAACTGCTGGCGACCTTCCGCCTGAACATTCAGGAGGCGGACTTGCACGGCGCGCTGCAGCAGCTGCTGCAGCCATTAAAGGCTCTGAGCAGCGCGCGGATTCAGTTACACTGTCGGCTCTCCTCACAGGCGCTCAACGCCCAGCAGCAGGTGCATGCGCTGCAGATTGTGCGCGAAGCGGTGCTCAACGCCGTCAAACACGCCGGGGCCGACGAGATCGTCGTTCGCTGCGAAGTGAACGCCGCCGGCGATAACGCGTTCAGCATCGCCGACGACGGCTGCGGCATCGCCAGCCTGGAAGAGCCGGAAGGCCATTATGGTTTAACCATCATGAGCGAGCGCGCCGCGCGGTTGGCGGGCACGCTGCGCATCCAACGGCGGGCCGCGGGCGGCACCGAGGTCTGCCTGACGTTTCCGTCATAACCCGCATGGCTGTCCACCCTGCGTTACGCTTGCGCGCCGGCTGGCGGCCGTTTCAGGATGTCCGTGGCGCCGATTGCCACTATTTTAAAAGAGTCCGTCCCACTGTGGAGCACGCCCTCAGGGCGCGTTTGAGTGGCTTTACTTGCTACAGGGAGCATATTTCATGGTGATGAAGCACTACCGAGTAATGATCGTTGACGACCACCCGCTGATGCGGCGCGGCATCAAACAGCTGCTGGGACTGGATCCGCTGTTTAGCGTGGCGGCGGAAGCCGGCAGCGGCGACGAAGCGATCGCTCTGGCGCAGCAGCACGCCCCGGACGTCATCCTGCTGGATCTGAACATGAAGGGCATGTCGGGGCTGGATACGCTGAAAGCGCTGCGCCATGAGGGCGTGGACGCCCGCATCATCGTGCTGACGGTGTCCGATGCGCGCAGCGACCTGTATGCCCTGATCGACGCCGGCGCCGACGGTTATCTGCTGAAGGACAGCGAGCCGGAACTGCTGCTGGAGCACATCCGCGCCGCAGCCGCCGGGCAGAACGTCATCAGCGAGGCGGTGGCGGATTATCTGCTGTCGCGCGGCGAGCAACGCGACCCCTTCGCCGAACTGACCGAGCGAGAGCTGGATGTGCTGCAGGAAGTGGCGCGCGGCATGTCCAACAAACAGGTGGCGGCGCAGCTGCATATTTCGGAAGAAACGGTGAAGGTGCATATCCGCAACATGCTGCGCAAGCTGGACGTGCGCTCGCGCGTGGCGGCGACGGTGATGTACCTGGAACATAAAAGCCAATAACCGCAGCGCTCCCCGGCCGGGGAGCCTTATTCTATCGCGGCGAGCAGCGCCTGGTGATGCTGGTGGATCCAGCTCTTGTTAAGCGGCCCCCAGCTTTCAAGCCGGTAAAAACCGTCGTTATTGCGCACGCCCTGCTGCACGAACTGCAGCTCCACGCCCATGCCGGGCAACGCCTTGAGCACATCTTGCAGCGTGCGGCGCGGCCAGCCGGTCAGCGCCATCAGCCGCGGCACGTTTGGCCGTTCGCTGTGGCCGATCAGCCAGCACAGGTAAAGTCGTCGGGCGAATACCGGATTAATTGCCATGCCAAGCTCCTGCCTCGAAATGATTCCCGTTTGCGCTTAGGTTCCCTGCCCAAAGGATATGCAAGGTCGTTGATAGTAATAAAAATGTCTTAATGATATTTTTTAACCCGTACGGGTGCTGCACCGCAGGTTTCTACTACCGTTATTTACATTATCTCCTTTTTTTCTCCACGCTTTACCCGACCATCCCGAGTAAAGTGCAATAGCGCCGGAATCCTTCCCAGCCGCTGAAATGCATAATCCCGATGCGTCTTAAAGATAGAACAAGTCATAACGAGGTTCGCGCTGCATGGCCAATTTTTTTATTGATCGCCCGATTTTCGCCTGGGTTCTGGCAATTATTCTTTGCCTGACCGGCGCCTTGGCGATTTTTTCCTTGCCCGTTGAGCAATACCCAAACCTGGCGCCGCCTAACGTGCGCATCAGCGCCACCTACCCCGGCGCCTCGGCGAAGACGCTGGAAAACACCGTTACCCAAATCATCGAACAGAACATGACCGGCCTGGACAACATGATGTACATGTCGTCTCAAAGCACCAACACCGGCCAGGCCACCGTGACCTTGACCTTTGAAGCCGGCACCGACCCCAACGAGGCGATGCAGCAGGTGCAAAACCAGCTGCAGGCGGCGATCAAACGCCTGCCGCAGGCGGTGCAAAACCAGGGGGTTACGGTATCGAAATCCGGCGACACCACCCTGATGATGGTGGCGTTCGTTTCCACCGACGGCAGCATGGACAAGCAGGACATCGCCGATTACATCGTTTCCAACCTGCAGGATCCGCTCAGCCGCATTAACGGCGTGGGCAGCATGGACGTTTACGGTTCGCAGTACGCCATGCGCATCTGGCTCGATCCCAACAAGCTGAACAGCTATCAGCTCACGACCCAGGACGTGGTCAGCGCCATTCAGTCGCAGAACGCCCAGGTGGCGGTCGGCCAGCTCGGCGGCACGCCGTCGGTCGATAAGCAGGCGCTCAACGCCACCATCAACGCGCAGTCGCAGCTGCAAACGCCGGAGCAGTTCCGCCAAATCACCCTGCGGGTCAACAAGGACGGTTCGCTGGTGACGCTGGGCGATGTCTCCACCATCGAGCTGGGCGGCGAAAACTACAACTATCTCAGCCGCTATAACGGCATGCAGGCGGCGGGCATGAACATCAAGCTGGCCTCCGGCGCCAACGAGCTGCAAACCGACCAGCTGGTGAAGGACAAAATCGCCGAGCTGTCGCAGTATTTCCCGCACGGGCTGGAGGCCAAGGTGGCCTATGAAACCACGCCGTTCGTCAAAGCCTCGATCAAGGACGTGGTGCAAACCCTGCTGGAAGCCATTTTGCTGGTGTTCCTGGTGATGTACCTGTTCCTGCAAAACTTCCGCGCCACCCTGATCCCCACCATCGCCGTGCCGGTGGTGCTGATGGGCACCTTCGCCATCCTTTCCGCCTGCGGGTTCAGCATCAATACCCTGACCATGTTCGCCATGGTGCTGGCGATCGGCCTGCTGGTGGACGACGCCATCGTGGTGGTGGAAAACGTCGAGCGCGTGATGAGCGAAGAAGGCCTGCCGCCGCGCGAGGCCACGCGAAAATCCATGGGGCAGATCCAGAGCGCGCTGGTCGGCATCGCTCTGGTGCTGTCGGCGGTGTTCGTGCCGATGGCGTTCTTCGGCGGCACCACCGGCGCCATCTACCGCCAATTTTCCATCACCATCGTTTCCGCCATGGTGCTGTCGGTGCTGGTGGCGATGATCCTGACCCCCGCCCTGTGCGCCACGCTGCTCAAACCGATCGCCAAGGGCCATCACCACGGCAAGCGCGGCTTCTTCGGCTGGTTCAACCGCATGTTCAACCGCAACGCCGATCGCTATGAGCGCGGCGTGGGGCGCGTGCTGCACGCCAGCACCCGCTATATGGTGATTTACCTGCTGCTGCTCGGCGGCATGGCGCTGCTGTTCATCAAGCTGCCGACCTCGTTCCTGCCGCAGGAAGACCGCGGCATCTTTACCGTGCAGGTGCAGCTGCCGCCGGGCTCGACCCTGCAGCAGACCTCCAAAGTGGTGGAGAAAGTGGAGCACTACTTCCTGACCAAGGAAAAAGAGGACGTGCTGTCGGCCTTCGCCATCATCGGCGCCGGCCCGGGCGGCAACGGCCAGAACGTGGCGCGCCTGTATATCCGCCTGAAGGACTGGGACCTGCGCACCTCGGGCGCCAATACCTCGTTCGACATCATCGAGCGCGCCACCAAGGCGTTCGAAAAAATCAACGAGGCGCGGGTGATCGCCAGCAGCCCGCCGGCGATCACCGGGTTGGGCAACTCCGCCGGTTTCGATATGGAACTGGAAGATCACGCCGGCCTGGGCCACGACAAGCTGATGGCGGCCCGCAACCAGCTGCTGCAGCTAGCCGGGGAAAACCCGCTGCTGGCGCGGGTGCGTCACAACGGCCTGGACGACAGTCCGCAGCTGCAGATAGACATCGACCAGCGCAAGGCGCAGACGCTGGGGGTTGCTATCGACGACATCAACAACACGCTGTCGACCGCCTGGGGATCGACCTACGTTAACGACTTCGTCGACCGCGGCCGGGTGAAGAAGGTCTACGTGCAGGCGGCCGCGCCGTACCGCATGCTGCCGGGCGACATCGACAAATGGTACGTGCGCAACAGCGCCGGCGGCATGGTGCCGTTCTCGGCCTTCGCCACCTCGCATTGGGAGTACGGCTCGCCGCGGCTGGAGCGCTACAACGGCAGCTCGGCGCTGGAGATCGTCGGCGAAGCGGCCGAGGGCGTCAGCACCGGCACCGCGATGGCCGAAATGGAGAAAATCGTCAGCCAGCTGCCGACCGGCTTCGGCCTGGAATGGACGGCGATGTCCTATCAGGAACGCCTGTCCGGTTCGCAGGCGCCGGCGCTGTACGCCATCTCGCTGCTGGTGGTGTTCCTGTGCCTGGCGGCGCTGTATGAGAGCTGGTCGATCCCGTTCTCGGTGATGCTGGTGGTGCCGCTGGGGGTGATCGGCGCCGTGGCGGCCACCTGGATGCGCGGGTTGGAAAATGACGTTTACTTCCAGGTCGGGCTGCTGACCATCATCGGGCTCTCGGCGAAAAACGCCATTCTGATCGTCGAATTCGCCAACGAGCTGAACAGCAAGGGGCAGGATCTGATGTCGGCGACGCTCGAAGCCTCGCGCATGCGCCTGCGGCCGATCCTGATGACGTCGCTGGCGTTTATCTTCGGCGTGCTGCCGATGGCCACCAGCAGCGGCGCCGGCTCGGGCAGCCAGCATGCGGTCGGCACCGGCGTGATGGGCGGCATGATCTCCGCCACCCTGCTGGCTATCTTCTTCGTGCCGCTGTTCTTCGTGCTGGTGCGCCGTCGCTTCCCCGGCAAGCAGGCTCACGCGGCGCCGGCGGAAAACGCCGGCGAGTAACAAGCCAATAAAAAAGCAGCGTCGGGCAACCGATGCTGCTTATCTCGAACGAAGGCTTCGTTCCCAGGGCGCTTCAGGCGATAGCCAATAAATCCGCCTGGTCATGCGCTTCACCGCAGCGTCAGTTACCCAACATCTCATCAATGAAGTCTTTCCAGTTCCCTAACTCGCGATCGACCATAATGCTTTACAACCTCAATTATTAGACGAAGCGGATTCTACGCCTGTTTTTTGAGCAAGTGAAGCCATTCGGGAACGATGCCGCCCTCGGAAACCGGGGTTAGCGCACATTTTCGTATTTATCTTATCAATAACCGGCTCTTCTATGCCCTTGTGCTATCAATTCTTCCGTAGTAGCGTGCCAGAGGTACAAAAATCCCCCACCTGAGGCTATGTCATGTCCGCGACGCTGACCATCGAACAACTGAAAAGGCTGGGCCGTTATCCTGAAGCCACCGAGCTGGCGCAACATCAGCTGCGGCAGCAGCCGGAAGACGCCGAGTTGCACTACCAGCTGGCCTGTCTGTACGACGTGCAGGGGCTGGAACAGCAGGCCATTCCCTGCTACCTGGCCGCATTGGCGCGCGCCCTGCCGGCCGCCCGGCGGCAGGAGGCCTGGCTGGGCCTCGGCAGCACCTACCGGGCGCTCGGGCAGTACCAACCCTCGCTGGACGCCTTCGACCGGGGGCTGGCGGAATTTCCGCAGGCCAAGGAGCTGACGCTGTTCCGCGCCATGACGTTGTACAACCTGGGGGAAACCAAACAGGCGGTGGCCGACCTGCTGTTGCTGCTGGCGGAAACCTCGTCGCATAGCGACATCAGCAGTTACCAACGCGCCATTCGGCAGTACGCCGCCGATCTCGACCGTATCGGCTAGGGAGGAACGATGGAAATCATCACCGATCCGCAGCGCTGCGCCGTCGATTGGCGGCGACTGAGTCGGCTGCTGGCAGACGCCGGGCTGGGCGAGCGCGACCCGCAGGTGATGCAGCGGGTGTATCAACACAGCCAGTTTTGCTATTGGGGATTTATTGACGGTGAGCTGATGGCCACCGCTCACGCCATCAGCGACATGACCTCGGTGGCCTATCTGGCCGACGTGGCCGTCGATCCGCGCTTTCAGGGCCAGGGGCTGGGCCGGCGGCTGATGGACCGGGTGATGCGGGACCTGGCGCCGCTCGGCAAGGTGTTCATCTATTCGGTACCGGACAAGCTTGAATTCTATAAGAAATACGGCTTCCGCAGCCTGACTACCGGCATGGTGTACGCCGACGGCGCCGCCCTGCAGCGCCTGCAGGACAGCGGCTACGTACGC
Proteins encoded in this region:
- the rpiB gene encoding ribose 5-phosphate isomerase B; the protein is MLPIAIGADDAAIELKDLIVAYLRQRDIPVTDYTEDRAAGGGIYPDIAYRVAQAIKAEQHQRGILLCGTGIGMSIVANKVPGIRAAQCHDTYSAQRARKSNDAQIITLGARVIGAELAKTIVAAWLESEFEGGGSAPKVARIGYYEQAVDPR
- the tal gene encoding transaldolase, producing the protein MNQLDALKQLTTVVADSGDIESIRQFEPQDATTNPSLILKAAALPQYQPLITEALDYARRQGGSKETQLINASDKLAVNIGVEILKSVPGRISTEVDARLSFDRGMCVAKARKLIGLYQEQGVDKSRILIKLASTWEGIKAAEELEKEGINTNLTLLFSFAQARACAEAGVYLISPFVGRIYDWYQAKQPAAAYDAEQDPGVKSVRTIYEYYKRHRYQTVIMGASFRKVEQILALAGCDRLTIAPNLLEQLKNGDQPVERKLTPSTEGFHQPAPLAEAEFRWLHNQDAMAVEKLAEGIRLFAVDQQKLEDMLAAEL
- the tkt gene encoding transketolase; translation: MSSRKELANAIRALSMDAVQKANSGHPGAPMGMADIAEVLWRDYLNHNPTNPHWADRDRFVLSNGHGSMLIYSLLHLTGYDLPMSELENFRQLHSKTPGHPEYGYTPGVETTTGPLGQGIANAVGFAIAERTLAAQFNRPGHDVVDHHTYAFMGDGCMMEGISHEVCSLAGTLKLGKLTAFYDDNGISIDGHVDGWFTDDTAERFEAYGWHVVRHVDGHNPDAIKAAIEEARKVADKPSLLMCKTVIGFGSPNKAGTHDVHGAALGAAEVAATREALGWKYAAFEIPQDIYAQWDAKEAGQAKEAAWNDRFAAYAQAFPELAAEFKRRMNGELPANWKADAQKFVEQLQANPANIASRKASQNALEAFGKVLPEFLGGSADLAPSNLTLWSGSKALNVDPAGNYIHYGVREFGMTAITNGIALHGGFLPYSATFLMFVEYARNAVRMAALMKLRNVFVYTHDSIGLGEDGPTHQPVEQIASLRVTPNMSTWRPCDQVESAIAWQYGIERNDGPTTLIFSRQNLTQQPRSAEQLANVYRGGYVLKDCAGTPEVILIATGSEVGITVEAADQLTAAGRKVRVVSMPSTDAFDKQDAAYRESVLPAAVSARVAVEAGIADYWYKYVGLNGAIVGMTTFGESAPAEQLFKEFGFTVDNVVAKAQALLK
- the nudK gene encoding GDP-mannose pyrophosphatase NudK is translated as MSSKIENVKKELLSDNWYVLHKYTFDLKRKDGGSVQQMREVYDRGNGATILLYNRARGTVVLTHQFRMPTYVNGNDSGMLLEACAGLLDADSPEQCARREAVEETGFQVGEVKKIFEAYMSPGGVTEIVHFFIAEYHEDERRAAGGGIEDEDIEVVELPFSEAVAMIADGRIKDGKTIMLLQYLQIHRIME
- the narQ gene encoding nitrate/nitrite two-component system sensor histidine kinase NarQ: MLVKRSVTGSLARALFCMVILSVLSTGLALITVAGSQNDAEAINIAGSLRMQSYRLAYDLDTRSAELERHLQQYQQSLQAPSLLKLDRFYVPAEVRDEYLTLRQSWQGLAQQIRAGRTRAYQANVVNHVNQIDHFVSALQHYSELKLTLVAAISVLGYAAIIGLVLFCIRFMRRQVVAPLQRLVDASQRVQRRDFNHPPLDVRLPNELGVLSQAFTAMTDDLAKLYLSLEHKVQEKTQRLQQANKTLEVLYRCSQALSVRQIDQQAFEQILDIVRQSERLHSIRLEVADSVSQWRLGCGEPAPAGAWQRLPILQDGKILGELRWQARECPPHPHLMQSLANMLSRAVYFNRAQKQHQQLALMEERATIARELHDSLAQALSFLRIQLTLLKRSVNDNPAQAREIIDDVERTLADAYRQLRELLATFRLNIQEADLHGALQQLLQPLKALSSARIQLHCRLSSQALNAQQQVHALQIVREAVLNAVKHAGADEIVVRCEVNAAGDNAFSIADDGCGIASLEEPEGHYGLTIMSERAARLAGTLRIQRRAAGGTEVCLTFPS
- a CDS encoding response regulator yields the protein MVMKHYRVMIVDDHPLMRRGIKQLLGLDPLFSVAAEAGSGDEAIALAQQHAPDVILLDLNMKGMSGLDTLKALRHEGVDARIIVLTVSDARSDLYALIDAGADGYLLKDSEPELLLEHIRAAAAGQNVISEAVADYLLSRGEQRDPFAELTERELDVLQEVARGMSNKQVAAQLHISEETVKVHIRNMLRKLDVRSRVAATVMYLEHKSQ
- a CDS encoding winged helix-turn-helix domain-containing protein; the protein is MAINPVFARRLYLCWLIGHSERPNVPRLMALTGWPRRTLQDVLKALPGMGVELQFVQQGVRNNDGFYRLESWGPLNKSWIHQHHQALLAAIE
- the acrD gene encoding multidrug efflux RND transporter permease AcrD — encoded protein: MANFFIDRPIFAWVLAIILCLTGALAIFSLPVEQYPNLAPPNVRISATYPGASAKTLENTVTQIIEQNMTGLDNMMYMSSQSTNTGQATVTLTFEAGTDPNEAMQQVQNQLQAAIKRLPQAVQNQGVTVSKSGDTTLMMVAFVSTDGSMDKQDIADYIVSNLQDPLSRINGVGSMDVYGSQYAMRIWLDPNKLNSYQLTTQDVVSAIQSQNAQVAVGQLGGTPSVDKQALNATINAQSQLQTPEQFRQITLRVNKDGSLVTLGDVSTIELGGENYNYLSRYNGMQAAGMNIKLASGANELQTDQLVKDKIAELSQYFPHGLEAKVAYETTPFVKASIKDVVQTLLEAILLVFLVMYLFLQNFRATLIPTIAVPVVLMGTFAILSACGFSINTLTMFAMVLAIGLLVDDAIVVVENVERVMSEEGLPPREATRKSMGQIQSALVGIALVLSAVFVPMAFFGGTTGAIYRQFSITIVSAMVLSVLVAMILTPALCATLLKPIAKGHHHGKRGFFGWFNRMFNRNADRYERGVGRVLHASTRYMVIYLLLLGGMALLFIKLPTSFLPQEDRGIFTVQVQLPPGSTLQQTSKVVEKVEHYFLTKEKEDVLSAFAIIGAGPGGNGQNVARLYIRLKDWDLRTSGANTSFDIIERATKAFEKINEARVIASSPPAITGLGNSAGFDMELEDHAGLGHDKLMAARNQLLQLAGENPLLARVRHNGLDDSPQLQIDIDQRKAQTLGVAIDDINNTLSTAWGSTYVNDFVDRGRVKKVYVQAAAPYRMLPGDIDKWYVRNSAGGMVPFSAFATSHWEYGSPRLERYNGSSALEIVGEAAEGVSTGTAMAEMEKIVSQLPTGFGLEWTAMSYQERLSGSQAPALYAISLLVVFLCLAALYESWSIPFSVMLVVPLGVIGAVAATWMRGLENDVYFQVGLLTIIGLSAKNAILIVEFANELNSKGQDLMSATLEASRMRLRPILMTSLAFIFGVLPMATSSGAGSGSQHAVGTGVMGGMISATLLAIFFVPLFFVLVRRRFPGKQAHAAPAENAGE